The DNA window TTGTTTCTGGAACGTGTGCGCGTCGCCCTATTGACGATCGAGCCATCCTCGTCCGCCATGCGGCCTCAATGAAAGCTGAATGGTATCGTAAAGACCAACTGCTCGCTTTCCACGCCCATAGGCGGTGTTGGAAAAGGAGCAGCATTGCGCACCGTGCGGAGCGCCAGGCGATCGAGCGCGGCATTCCCGCTGCTGCCGGCCAGCTCGACGGCAATCAGCGCGCCGTCAGCCCCGACGATGAAGCGGACCGTTGCGACCCCGTCGAGGTGGATCCCCGCGGGCTTGCGCGCGGCTATTCGCGCCCAGAGCTGGCGCTGATAGGCCGCAAGCGCGGACTGTTTCTTATCATCCTGGGCTTGCGGCGGCGCGACCTCGGGTTCCGGCGCGGGCGGTCTGCTTACCGGCGCGACAGCGAACGGAGAGGCGATTGCTGGAGCAGCGGGTATAGGCGACGAAGCTGGTCCGCCTCTTTCTCCCGTCGTAGCCAGCTCGGGCGGGTGCGCAGGGCGCCGCTCCGGCGATAGGCGGGCCTCGTCTGTCCGCGATCGCGACAACGTTGAAGGCGGTGGTGACGGTGGCGACGGGGTAAACAACCGGAAGCGGCTCACCTGCACAGGCTGCGTCATTCGCAGCCGTCCCGATAGATTGGCATTGAGCGCCACTAGCACCAGCAGGCAGCATGACGCGGCGGCAAGGCCCGCGCCCAGGCGCTGCGACCAGGCCGAGGGCTGGCCATAGCCTGCCCTCGGCTCCTCGTTCATGTCGTGCGAGTTCGGGAGCATGGGCGCTCAAAACGCAATCGTGATCCCGGCGTTGACCGATCGCCCCCGGCCCGGAACCGGGCGGCGCACGCCGGTCGCCTTCAGATCGCCGAGCGACATGCCGCTAAGCGGAGCATAATAGGCCTTGTCGAACAGATTGTCGGCGCCGAGCGTCAGGCGAACCTTGTCGATGCGATAGGCGAGCTGGACATTGAGCAGCGCGTAGCTGCCCGTCCGCGGTTCGTTGCGGGTCGGATCGGCGCGATCCTTTTCCGTCACGATGTCGAGGTCAATCCGGGTTTCGAGGCCGCCGATCCGATGCTCGAGGCTCAGCGCCGCATTGAACGGCATCTGGTGATAGAGCGGTGCGTGGTCGGTCAGATTCTGGCCGTGCAGCCAGCTCGCGCGCGCGGTCAGACGCGCGGTGCCGGCCGACGACGATGACCATAGCGGCACGGCGCCCGATATGTCGATGCCGTAGATCTCTGCCTTCTGGTTGGCGAACTGCAATTGAACGAACCCGGTCGGACTGCCCATCATGTCGGTGAAGTCCGCCAGCTTAAAGGCGTCGATATATTCGTCGACATGGGTGTAATAGGGCGCGATCTTGAACGACCAGCCATCCTTGCCGCCTCCGGAAATGGCCAGGGCGGCGCTCAGCGTATCGGCCTTTTCGGGGCGAAGGTCGAGGTTGCCGACATAGCCGTTCCCGTCGCCGAACCACCCGATCATGCGGCTCGCCATGCTGCCCCGGCCCCAGCTATAGCGCTCGTAGATATTGGGCGAGCGAACCTTGCGGGCATAGCCGATCTCGATATCCGCCCCGTCCGAAAGCGCGTAGCGGACCAGCAGGCTGCCGCTCCAATTGCTGTCGTGGCGCTTGCGGTCGGCCTTGTTGAACGCCGCTGCCGCCATGACATCGGCCATCTGCATCATGCCGGTGCCATAGGGCGCGACCTTGCCGGTGTTCATCCAGACCTGATCGTTACGGATGCCGGCGATGAGGGAGAAACCGCTATCCCAGCGCGTTTCCCACTCGAGGAAGGTGCCGAGCCGATCGCGCTTGGCCCCGTTGACGTTGATGAACGCATTCGGCCCCATCATCATATTGCCCACAACGGGCGGCCAATAGTCGTTGAGCCATTGATGCTGGAATTCGCTGCCCAGGCGCAGCGTGCCGCCGCCGAGCAATATATCCGCCTGGACGGTATAGCTCGCGCTGTGGACCTCCGTGTTCATCGGCATCCCGCCGGTCGCGGTCCCGCCCTTGTCGGCGAGGAAGTTCATGACGTGGTCGGTGTCGCGCCAGCTCGCCCGCACATCGAGATTGCCCCAATCGAAGACGCCGGCATAATGGCCGTTCAGGAACCACGACTTGTTGGACGTCATGTCCATATATTGGTTCGGGAAACCCTCATAGGGCGCGAAATGATAGCCGCCTTTCAGCTCGATCAGGCCGTTGCTGACTTGCGCTGCGAGATTGAGGCTGTGGTCGGTCTTGGCATATTCGCTGGATCGCACGACGCCCAGCGAGCCGCCGCCCTTGAAATTGTCGGCTTGAGTGTAGGAGCCATTGTAAGTCAGGCTGACCTTGTCGCTCGCGGCCGTCACTGACAGGGCGCCGCCGAACCCGTCGCCATTGCTGCGATAGAAGGCCGAGGTTTCGCCGGTCAGCAGCGTTTCCCCTTGCTTAGCAAAGCGGGGCGGAGCGCTCTCGACGCGAATGATCCCGCCGATGCTGTCGCCGCCATAGCTGACTGGCGAAACGCCGGTAATGACGTCGATCGCGCTCACGGTTTGCGGATCGGTGTAGGACAGGGGCGGATTCATATCGTTCGGACAGGCCGAGGCAATCGCCACGCCGTCGACCAGCACGGTCAAGCGCTGCGCTTCAAGGCCCCGGATCACCGGCAAGGTCGAGAAGCCCCCGGCCCCATAGCCGCTGACGCCGGGTACGCTTTGCAGGATCGCTGCGGTATCGCTCGAGCCGACCTGAAGGTCGCGCAGGCGCGAGGGGGAAAGCCGCTCACCCGAAACCGTCGACCCCGCCTCGCTCGCCGAGCTAACGTCGACCTCTGGCAGCGGCGTCCCGTCCTGGGCGAAGGCTCGCGAGATGGGGGCGCCCGCCAGCACAGCGACGAGTGCGGGAAAAGCGAAGCTCCCGGCGAGGCGAACCTTGAAAGTTGGTTGCTTGCTGGTGGAGCGAGCGAAGGCAGGCATGGTGGTTGCCGCGCAATGCGCGGAATCAAGCATAATCGTCATGTCGGAATCCTGATTCACATGCGGCGCCCCGGCGAGGGGCGCCCATCAACGGGGAATGTCGAAGGAATCAGGTGGTGGGAGGACCGATCGCCGGCGGGCGCAGATAGGTGCCGCGCCGGAGGACTAGGCGGTTTGGACGCCGAAAAACCGTTGCGAGGATGAAGGCGAGGGCGACGGCTAGGAGCAGCGCATCGACGGCCGCGAGCGATGGCGAGGACAGGCCGGTAAAGGCGCAAGGCGCTTCCGCCTTCTTGTGCTCGTCATGGTCCTGCTCGCCGCCTTTGCTCGGCAACTTGATTGCGATCTTCTGAGGCCCTTGCCCCGAGCACAGCTGGACCAGGATCACGCCATTCGAGACGACCGGCATGAAACCCGCCGGCACCAACGCCTTCACGAGCAGCGCAGCGCCTAGCAGGAGCGCGCACAGCCAATGGTGCCGGACAAGGAATTTGCGAGCTTCGGTCACGCAGCATCCTCTAAGTGCAGGCTCGTTTCATGTCGAGAATGTTTGCTTGCCGTATGTTAGCTAGTCGTGCCCCGCTTCATCTGGTGCCCAGATGCTGTGGGAATCGATCTGGATCTTGAGCAGAGCACGATCGGCTTCGGAGCGCGCCTCGATTTCCATTCGGCGCGCGTCATTGGCCTGCCGGCGGGCATAGAGCATATCGGAGAGGTCGATCTGCCCGAGTTGGTAACCGCGCACCGTCCTTTCGGCGGCGTCGCCGGCGCTGCGCGCCGAAGCGTCGGCATTGCGCCAGGCATCGAGCCGGGTGTGCGCGTTGGAAAGGTCGGCATTGGCGGTCGCCTCGATGCTGCGCTGCACGGCCGCGAGTTCCATGCGCGCGGCATTGGCCTCGGCTGACGCCTGATCGGCTGCGGCTCTGCGATAGCCACCGCCGAGCGGGATTAAAGCCACCACGCCCGCGCCGGCTTCCGCGCCGCCGCGCTCGCTGAACAGGCGGACGCCGAAGCTCGGGTCTGCGATGCGATCCGCTCGCACCCGACGCGAAGTCACGTTCAGACGCTGCGCTTCCTTGTCGGCGGCGCGGATCTCGTGACTGCGCTCGATTACCAGGTCGCGCATCGCTTCCAGCCCCTGGGCGGGCAGCATGGGGTCGGCCAGTTCTGGTGGTTCGGAGGGGAGCGGGATTTCCGGAAAGGACGCTGCGAAGGTCACGCGCGCCTGTTCGCGCAGCGAGAGTGACGATGCGGCCTGCGCGCGCGCCTGAGCCAGCGCCGCCTGCGCCTGGTCGAGGTCGAGTTGGGCGGCGTCTCGCAGCGTGACCCGCCGCTTTATGGCGGCGATTGCCTCCTCCAGCCCGCGGACGCTGTCGAGATCGTT is part of the Sphingobium amiense genome and encodes:
- a CDS encoding TolC family protein is translated as MRIVLAALGLLTAAPALAQHTDLPPADKVNEALDNHPSVAAAIARVEAARARGDMLRKGPHEVTVSGSYIRRTVDREGGFDEFDTTISRPFRLPGKAALDREAGALGIEVAENQMEDVRHQTALLLAGYWHDWLTAGSHYRNDLDSVRGLEEAIAAIKRRVTLRDAAQLDLDQAQAALAQARAQAASSLSLREQARVTFAASFPEIPLPSEPPELADPMLPAQGLEAMRDLVIERSHEIRAADKEAQRLNVTSRRVRADRIADPSFGVRLFSERGGAEAGAGVVALIPLGGGYRRAAADQASAEANAARMELAAVQRSIEATANADLSNAHTRLDAWRNADASARSAGDAAERTVRGYQLGQIDLSDMLYARRQANDARRMEIEARSEADRALLKIQIDSHSIWAPDEAGHD
- a CDS encoding DUF2946 family protein, with product MTEARKFLVRHHWLCALLLGAALLVKALVPAGFMPVVSNGVILVQLCSGQGPQKIAIKLPSKGGEQDHDEHKKAEAPCAFTGLSSPSLAAVDALLLAVALAFILATVFRRPNRLVLRRGTYLRPPAIGPPTT
- a CDS encoding TonB-dependent receptor, with the protein product MPAFARSTSKQPTFKVRLAGSFAFPALVAVLAGAPISRAFAQDGTPLPEVDVSSASEAGSTVSGERLSPSRLRDLQVGSSDTAAILQSVPGVSGYGAGGFSTLPVIRGLEAQRLTVLVDGVAIASACPNDMNPPLSYTDPQTVSAIDVITGVSPVSYGGDSIGGIIRVESAPPRFAKQGETLLTGETSAFYRSNGDGFGGALSVTAASDKVSLTYNGSYTQADNFKGGGSLGVVRSSEYAKTDHSLNLAAQVSNGLIELKGGYHFAPYEGFPNQYMDMTSNKSWFLNGHYAGVFDWGNLDVRASWRDTDHVMNFLADKGGTATGGMPMNTEVHSASYTVQADILLGGGTLRLGSEFQHQWLNDYWPPVVGNMMMGPNAFINVNGAKRDRLGTFLEWETRWDSGFSLIAGIRNDQVWMNTGKVAPYGTGMMQMADVMAAAAFNKADRKRHDSNWSGSLLVRYALSDGADIEIGYARKVRSPNIYERYSWGRGSMASRMIGWFGDGNGYVGNLDLRPEKADTLSAALAISGGGKDGWSFKIAPYYTHVDEYIDAFKLADFTDMMGSPTGFVQLQFANQKAEIYGIDISGAVPLWSSSSAGTARLTARASWLHGQNLTDHAPLYHQMPFNAALSLEHRIGGLETRIDLDIVTEKDRADPTRNEPRTGSYALLNVQLAYRIDKVRLTLGADNLFDKAYYAPLSGMSLGDLKATGVRRPVPGRGRSVNAGITIAF
- a CDS encoding energy transducer TonB family protein is translated as MNEEPRAGYGQPSAWSQRLGAGLAAASCCLLVLVALNANLSGRLRMTQPVQVSRFRLFTPSPPSPPPSTLSRSRTDEARLSPERRPAHPPELATTGERGGPASSPIPAAPAIASPFAVAPVSRPPAPEPEVAPPQAQDDKKQSALAAYQRQLWARIAARKPAGIHLDGVATVRFIVGADGALIAVELAGSSGNAALDRLALRTVRNAAPFPTPPMGVESEQLVFTIPFSFH